The genomic region GCGGGAagcagggtgtggggggggaggcggggacgGCACCCATGGCGGGGTGCGggtccccccctgccctgagACGGGGGGGGAGCCTCCCCGGACCGGCTCTGCCTGTCTGGCGGGTCAGTCGGGGCTGGATGCCGTGGGGCCGGTTTTTGCCCTGAGGGGGGGACCAGTCCTTGCcgggtttggggcgggggggggggggggggcaagttTCTGTCCCAGGAGTCTGGTTCTTCCCCCGCGAGGGGCCCATTTCTCGCTCTGGGGGAGCCGGTTCTTCCCCTGGGGGAGGGAGTCTGGTTTTTGccccgggggtggtggtggggggtggggttAGGTTCTCGCCCCAAGAGGGCCAGTGGTTCTCCCCTCTGGGGGGGGCCCGGTTTTTGCCCCTGTTCTTCCCCCAGAGGGGGCCTGGTTTCTGCATCCGGGAGTTTGGTTCTTCCCCGGGggcgtggggtggtggggggggacaaCACTTCTTTCCCTGGGGAAGATCCTGGTTCTTGCTCCGAGGGGGAGCCCGTTCTTCCCCCGGGTGGAGGCCGATTTTTGCCCCGGGGGGGGCAGGTTCTCACCCCCAAGAGGGCCAATGGTTCtttccccggggggggggtgtggttCTTTCCCTGGGAAGATCCTGGTTCTTGCTCCGAGGGGGAGCCTGGTTTTTGCcccgggggggtggagggggaggcaggTTCTCGCCCGAGGAGGGCCAGTGGTTCTTCCCCCGGGGTAGCAACagttcttcccccccaccccgggagggCCCGGTTCCTGCCCCGGGAGTCCGGTTCTTTCCCTGGGGGAGACCCCGGTTCTCGCCTCCGAGGGGAGCCGGTTCCTCCCCCGGCGTGGGGGCGGCCTCTGCCCCGACACCTcccggcccccccaccccgggagccACCAGAGCCGgttgccgccccccccccccgccaaccacTCACCGAGGAAGGGCGACCTCTCGGGGCAGAAGGGGAGGGGCTGCGCGGGGTCCgggcgggcggcccggcggggcAGGAGCCGGCTGAGGTTGGCGTAGACGTCGTGGGTGCGGGTGTAATCGAAGACgggcccggcggcgcggccgAAGAGGGAGGTGAGGTTCCGGAACCCCCCCAGGGAGAAATAAGCGACGAAAGCGAACTGGCAGCCCACCAACAGGGCCAGGCTGCAAGGCCGCTCCAGCAACCGCCGCAGcatggcggggcggcgggcggggcccggatcaccggggagcggcggcggggccgggccgcatggcgggggggctgcggggaaggcgcggggggagccccgggcccggccggtACCTGCGGGCGGCGGGAGCGCCTCaaccccgcccggccgccgccgccatcttggaagGCAGAGCGAGAAGGGGCGGGGCGTGTGACGCGGCGGGGGCGCGCTGACGTAACGAGGGCGTGGCCACCACGACGTGGAAGTCCTTAAAGGGGCCGCGCTGAGGCGGGGAAGCCCAGTGCGGCCACCGCGCTGGTGGTGGGGCGAGGGAAGGGGCTAGCGGAGGGGGTGAGGGCAAGCCGTGGTTTTCCATCCTGGCGCCGTCTCCGGGGGCGACACCCCACGACGTTCGGGGTTTTGGGCGGCCGGTGGGGCAGTGGTCCGAGGCCGCCGTGGCCGGGAAAGCCCCGTGGCCCGCGGGCCGGCGCGGAAcgcttcacggaatcacggaatcccagactggccggggtcggaagggccctctggagatcgcCCAGTCCCACCCGCTGCCGGagcggggtcacccagagcagggggcacaggaacgcgtccagggggggttgggatgtctccggagacggagaacccaccacctctctgggcagcctgggccagggctctgccgccctcaaaagtcaagaagttcctcctggcgttgagatggaacttcccacggtcaagccGTTCCCTGAAACCCAAAGCAGTGGAGAGGGGAGATACGGCTTTACGCGACGTCGGGCGCCAGGGGGGAAAACCCACCAATCCAGCGCCCCTGGCCGGCGATATTCCCCCATTATTTGCGCACGGAATATTCTCGTTATTCCGCCTGCCCCATCCGTAACTCCACCCAGGCCTACGTGTTCGACGGCGAGCCGCGTCGCCGCGCCGCAGGGAAGGGACGCCGTCCAGAGGGATGTGGGcgggctggagaggtgggtcccTGCCGACCTCGCGGAGTTCaaccaagcgcaaggtcctgcacctgggtcggggcaatcccaggcaccgacacaggctgggcagcgactggctcgAGAGCAGCCCCGGAGAGAAGGACGTGGGGGGTGCCGGcggacgagaggctccacatgagccgtcagcgcgcgctcgcagcccagaaagcccatcATACCCTGGGCACCAtggggagaagcgtggccagcagggtgagggaggtgattctccccctctgctccgctctcgtgagaccccacctggagtctcgcctccaattctggagcctctacgacaagagagatatggacgcgctggaacgtgtccagagaagggccacgaggatgatcagagggctggagcacctctcccacggggacagagttggggttgttcagtctggagaaaagaaggctccgaggagaccttacagtggcctaccaggatctgaaggggggctacaagaaagctggggagggactttttaggatgtcgggtcatggtaggactagagggaatgggtTAACACTAGAgctgggtcgattcagactggacgttaggaagaagttcttcaccgtgagggtggtgagacactggcccaggttgcccagagaggtggtggaagccccatccctggaagtttttaaggccaggctggacggggctctgagcaacctgatctagcgggaggtgtccctgcccacggcaggggggttggaaccagatggtctttaagatcccttccaaccctaacgattccgTGATCctatattcattaggatgaccgacCAGTCTTTTCGCACGCGCGTATGGAATTTTGCCGCGTCGGCAAAACACTTCCGCGCGAGCGTGAGCGTCCCGGTGGTCGTTTGGGtgaggagacccttcctcacctttatccttttaaggtatcgAGTCGTCTCAGGACAGTATGAGTTTGCGGTGAGCTTGGCAACTCCTTGAAGATAATGAGGATGTTCTTTGAAGCAGCCGTAACTCTCCTAATTGGTGTAGGAGTACGTACTTGACGTacagaagaaccttgaagtgattaactacttctggttgtctcctcGTTATCGCTATCTGTACCATCAGCTCAGTGGCTGACTATTTTTACACCGCGAGAAAGTCAGTAATTAGCTGTTTTCTCACACAGTgagaaggttagtaagaaacaactattttagaaggaaagcagaggcctgtctttggtgaCAAAGGTTGCGCCCgtcacccctcgtcctgtcgccgggcaccgcTGAGAAAaacccggccccatcctcctgccacccccccttgaagtatttataggcgttgataagatcccccctcggtcgccttttttccagcctaaaaagccccaaatccctcagcctttcttcatcggagaggtgtccctgtcccctcaccATCTCCTCACCCCCTGGTTCCCCCCGGGGGGTGACAACAGGCCTGGGTTGTCCCCCCTGTTGCCTTGGCCGTTTAGATCAACGAGCGTTGCTTTCGTTAAAGGTGTTCGTCTCGTTGCCCTTTTCCCTGACCAACGTCTCGCGGCGGTGGTttatctggaaaggaaaaaaccttttttcagcccagccctgggaggaGTGAGGAAAGGTTGGTCTGAGGAGGACGCTGCCGGGAAAGCCCGgcgcccccaggtttgtggggtgaGGGAATTGGTTCCCAGAGAGCGTGAGGACAAGCCAGGGGTTTCCCTCCCCGGCGCTTTGGCCGTGGGAGCCATCCTTGGACCTTGGCCATTTTTGCGGCCGGGGCTACGGCAGGTGGAGGAGGTGAGTGGGGTCCCCGGGGCGCCAGGTCTCTGGGTCCCCGTCCCCGTCGGGTCCCCAAGCACCGGGTCGGTGGGTCCCCCATCCCCGTGGGGTTCCTGAGGCACTGGGTTGGGGGTTCCCCGGCCCCACGGGCTCCCAGGGTGCTATGGCTGGCGGGTCCCCCATCCCCATGGGGTCCCCAAGCACCGGGTCAGTGGGTCCCCCATCCCCGTAGGGTCCCCAAGCACCGGGTCTCTGGGTCCCCATCCCCGTAGGGTCCCCAAGCACCGGGTCGGTGGGTCCCCCGTCCCTGTGGGGTTCCTGAGGCACTGGGTTGGGGGTTCCCTAGGCCCACGGGCTCCCAGGGTGCTATGGCTGGCGGGTCCCCCATCCCCATGGGGTCCCCAAGCACCGGGTCAGTGGGTCCCCCATCCCCGTAGGGTCCCCAAGCACCGGGTCGGTGGGTCCCCCATCCCCGTGGGGTCCCCAGGCACCAGGTCGGTGGGTCTCGTGTCCCCTCAGGGTCTCTGGGGTGCTGGGCCAGTGGGTCCCCCATCCTCGTGGGGTCTCCAGGCACCGGGTCTCTGGGTCCCCCATCCCCGTGGCATCCCCAAGCACCGGGTTGGTGGGTCCCCCATCCCCGTGGGGTCCCCAAGCACCGGGTTGGTGGGTCCCCCATCCCCGTGGGGTCCCCGGGCACCGGGTCTctgggtccccatccccatggggtCCCAGGGCACCGGGTCAGTGGGTCTCCTGTCCCCTCAGGGTCTCTGGGGTGCTGGACCAGTGGGTCCCCCATCCTCGTGGGGTCTCCAGGCACCAGGTCTCTGGGTCCCCCATCCCTGTGGCGTCCCCAGGACACTGGGTTGGGTGTTCCCTGGCCCCACGGGCTCCCGGGGTGCTATGGCTGGTGGGTCCCCCAACCCCATGGGGTCCCCAAGCACCGGGTCAGTGGGTCCCCCATCCCCGTGGGGTCCCTGGGCACCAGGTCTctgggtccccatccccatggcatCCCCAAACACCGGGTCTCTGGGTCCCCGTCCCCATGGGGTCCCCAAGCACCAGGTCTCTGGGTCCCCATCCCCGTGGAGTCCCAGGGCACCGGGTCGGTGGGTCTCCTGTCCCCTCAGGGTCTCTGGGGTGCTGGGCCAGTGGGTCCCCCATCCCTGTGGGGTCTCCAGGCACTGGGGGCCCCGTGGTGCAGCCCCGCTCCTGGGTCCGCTGGCCCCTCTGCGGGCAGGAGCTGAGCCACGGGGTGGGCGCGGgcctggggggacacggggggtgcccagccccatggcagcCGGCAGGTTTGGGCGGTGGGATATGGGTCCGGGAGTGCTCGCTCCCCGCCAGGGCTGGCCAGTCGCTacgccgtggggctggtggtggccgcTTGGCTGGCACCGGCGGGCAGGAGCCCGGCAGGGATGGCGGCGGCAGGAGATGTCGCCAACAGCCCCGTCCAGACGTGAgcgcgggcagcgcgggggggccCGTCTCCCTCCTCCGCGGAGGAGCTCGCGTCGGGAGGGGCAGCGGCACCGTGGTGGGACCCCCACATTGGCACCGGCCCCCGGCACCGCTCTGACCCACAGGTGCCCTCCCGGGGCTCGCTGCGTCATCCTGCCGCTGCAGTCCCTCCTCTTCGGGGCCTTCGTCACCATCGTGTTTTACGACCAGTTTGGTGGGGTGGAGGCGGTGGTGGCCGTGGGGGGGGCACGGGCATGAcgtggggccggtggggggcaCCGGGGGCAAGTGGGGGTGGCTGCGTGTCGGCGGTGACGTCCCCGTCGCCCCCGGGTCGGGTCGATCGTCAGGGATGAGACGCCCCCGGCTGAAGGAGAGGAACCGGGAGGGGCTGTGCCCCCTAAAACCCAAACGGGTGCTGCTGCGGGAGGGGTCCGGGCAAGGtgcgtggggccggggggggggctgcggggacggtgagggggatcctggggggctcacgcctctccccttccccccagacAGGCTTCGTGCTCTGCTGGCCCTTCCCCTGGAGCTGCCGCCCCCCAacccgctgccccccggcccccgtgtacggccccccctgcccagccgcTGCGTCTGAGCTCCCGGAGGATGCTGGAAACGCCTCGACGGCGGCTTTGCGCCGGGATGCGGAGCCGCCATGGAGCGTCACCACCTCCGAACCCAGCACCGTGAGCCCTCTGACACCACCCCcaccacaacccccccccccgggggtgggggAATCTGCCACCCCCAAAGCTGGGGCAGCGCCGAGCCGACGCAGTGCTGAGGTCCCTGGGGCTCCCCGGCAGAGCGGGCACCCAGCCCCGCCATCCCTGGGGTGCAGGGCTCCATGGAGGGGTGTGTATGGGGGGGATTTTCTGCCCCGTGACATCtttgaggagggggggggggctggcagcgTGGCTGGGCCCTGTGTGCCCTGCAGAGAGGGGGACAGACCCACGGCCGCCCCGAGGGGCTGCGCGCGGTCGGTCGGGAGGAGGCGCCCAATAAAATCCCGTTCCGGGCAAAGCTGGCGGTGccctgttttgggggggggacacggggttggaggggtgctgctggcaccttgggtgggggggaaaagacGCCGGGGAATGAGAGTGGGAGCGGAGAGGGAGGGTTAACGCGGCCCCGGCTGCGCCCGAGGGCCGCGGCCGTGCCTGGCACCGCCGTGCCCATCACCACGCGCCACGCCAGCCGGCTCCATAAATAGCTTTAAATAACAGCACTGCAATAAATTACAGCTGGGGGGGTGCGCTGGGAGAGGGGGGGTGTGGGAGGTGCTGCAGCCGGCGCTGGGGGGACCTGGGATCCTGCCCgagggaccccccccagctctgcccgccGAGGGGCTGAGGTAGATGCGGTTACCTGCACCGGGGGACGCTGCCCCTGCTCCCGGCGGGCGATAAATAACCGAATAAATAGGCGCAGCGGCGCCGAGCCGCGTCccggccgcgctcccgccgctACTTGTCGCGCCGGCGGTTCCTGAGGATCTCCAGGATCTCGGCTTTTTGCTTCTCCCAGGCCGTCGTCGGCCGCCTCCGTGCCCGGGGCAcgaaaaagctgtatttcaaacgCGGCGGGCGCCGCTCGTCCACCACCAGCGCCTGCAGCACCAGGGGCTCCCGCAGCGGCCCCCGGCCGGCCAGCGTCTCGGTGGCCGCCGTTGCCCCGCTGTAGCGCAGGGTCGCGCCGCCGGCCAGCACCACGTCGGTGGGGGAGGGCACCAGGACGAAGCCGCCGTTGAGCAGGGAACCGCCCGATGGCCGCCGCAGCGCCAGGAAAACGTCCTCGCCGCCGGCCGCCGACATCTGCCGGACCAGGAGGTGCGTGGCCCCCGCCGGGATGGTCACCACGTCGTTGTAGCCGTAGCTGCGGGGCACAGGGGGttggaaggaggggggggggggggttggtggcaGCCTGGGGGTGACGTGCGTGTCCCCAGCCCGCCACCGCCGTCACCCTTGGGGTGCTCACCGGGGTTTGGTGAAGGAGCCGTAGACTTTGGTGCAGCCGGAGCCGTCGCCGCCGCACGTCATGCACTTATCGAACTTCTTCTTGGAGCCGATGACGCGGTCGCAGCCGGCGGGGACGCAGCGGCCCTGCACGCACACCCCGCTGCTCTCGGGGGAGCAGGGCGTCCCGTCGGCCACCTGCAGCGCGGCACGGCCTCAGCGCCCACCGGCGGCACCCGGGGGTGCCCGGTGGGCACGGTTGacggcgggggggacacactcACCCTCGGCTGCAGCACGTGGTAGTAGCCCAGGGTCTGGGACTGGCAAGTCAGCTTGCACTGGTCGCGCTCGGGGACGCCGCTGTAGCGTGGCACCCAGTCTTGGGGGGCCGGGAGCCCCTTGACGAGGTCGGGGCGATGGTTGTAGGCGGCACATTGCTCCTCCCGGAAGGCGAGCGCTGCCGGTGAGGTGGTGGGGTACGGTCAGCAGCCGGTGGCAGCCCGcggccacccccccagccccccggggacCGGTGCCATCCCCgcacaccccccctgccccgcgccggTGCCACTCACGGGTGCTCCCGGGACACTCTTCCACGTTGCAGGACTGGAAGCGGGTGCGTTTGCCCTGGCAGTAGCGGCCGCCGTGGCGCGGCGCCGGCGCGGCGCAGTCGCGGTGGGAGAGTTGGACGCCGCCGCCGCAGGTCCGCGAGCAGCCGCCCCACGGCCCCCACGGCCCCCAGTTGCCATCCACAGGTGTCTGCAGCCGGGCAAACCaaacccggggcgggggggggcggtcaAACCGGTGCCGGCGACTGgacaccggccccgccgccccccgccgccgggactTACGGTGAGTTCCTGCATGCGACCGGTGCCGACGCAGAGCCCGTCCATGCAGGCCCTGCCGGGCGCGCACGGCGTGCCGTCGGCCCAGGGGAAATGCTTCGTCTGACAGACGGGGCGGCCGCCGACGTGGCCGGTGCACCAGAGCGCGGCGCAGGGCGGCTGCAGGTCGCCGCAGTGCCGCGAGTCGGGCCCGAAGGCGAGCTGGCATTGCCGCAGCACCGGGTAGACGCTGCCCGGCAGCTCCGAGGGCAACCGCAGCCACTCCGGAGGCTGGTCCAGGAGGCAGTGACCTGCGGGGACACGGCACCGCTGCACCGGGGGTCCccgagggcagcggggtgggacGCGGCTACAccaggacacccccccaccctgccctggccTCCAGTGCCGGGACGTACCATGGCCGTTGTCTAAGAAGTCGGTGATGAAGCGGGTGCTGCACGGGGACCACATCTCGCCAGGCTCCAGGGAGGAGAGGACGGGAGCCATGACGCGGCGGGTGGCTCCGGAGCGGCTGTTCAGCtcccggcagggctgggagttGTCGTGCAGCATGTTGAAGACGTGGCCTGTGGCCGGGGGACGACGGAGTCAGCCCCTGGCGGGGAGGGGGTCACGGGTGGCAgagggtcccccccccccgccaccctccccaCCGGCCTCTGCCGCTCACCCAGCTCGTGGGCGGCCGTGAAAGCCGACTGCAGCCCGTCGTCCTCCACGATGGCGCAGCTCCGCTCGGGGTCGCAGACGGTGCCCACGTCGGCCATGCCCAGCGTGTCGCAGGTGGCCGCCCCGCACAGGTCCTGGGGGCAGGCAGagtgtggggaggtggggggggggtgggtgggaaaatCGGGGCACCCCCAAACCCAGCCAGCACCCAAACTGcccggggggggccctggggaccctgctgGCCCCCCAAACCCATGGACACCCCAGGGGCTTGGCCAGCACCCAAACACCttgggggggacacccagggacgTCGCCAGCCCCCAGCCACCCTGCAGAACCCCGAAGAGCCCCGCGCCTCCCCCCAGCCGTcaccccccccctcacctgccGGGTGAAGAAGATGGCGGTGTCGAAGTGGAGGGGACTGTCCTCGTCGGGGACGTTGAGCCCTTTTTGCCACTGGCAGAAGTCGCGGAGCATCTGGGCAGCGTTGGAGGTGACGGGGGGCCCGGGGGTGTCCTggcccagcaccaccagccgcgTCACCCGCAGCTCCACCGGGTTGCCCAGGCTGCCGTGGCGGAAGGAGCGGGCGGCCGTTGCCAGCACCGTCAGCAGGTaccgccgcagccccgcgccgTGGAACCGGGCCATCGACTCGTCCGCCACCACCAGCGTCTCCACATACCGCGGCACCGAGACGAAGCGCTGCCGggaagcagggagctggggcaggggaccggtgccccccctccccccagcactgGTGACACCGTGCCAGTGTCCCCCATCACCGTACGTGTCCCCCATCACCGTACATGTCCCTGTCGGTGCCCTCCAGTACCGTGCTGTGCCCGGTGCGCCCCATcgcctccagccccacaccagtgtcccccctccctcctcggGGGGTCCCGGCCCTGCTCCGGGAGGTGGAGGGGAAGCTCGGCCCGGTCCGCTGTGTCCCCCCCGATCCCGGTCCATCCTGGTCGGGTGTGTCCCGCCTCATCCCGCCCCATCCCgccccatcccagcccatcccGGTCCGATCCATCCTTCCTCATCCCAGTCCGCTGTGTCCCGCCTCATCCCGGCCCATCCCGCTCCATCCCCGTCCACTGTGTCCCGCCCCATCCCGGTCCGCTGTGTCCCGCctcatcccagcccatcccagcccaTCCTGGTCCGCTGTGTCCCGCCTCATCCCGGTCCATCCCGCTCCATCCCCGTCCACTGTGTCCCGCCCCATCCCGGTCCACTGTGTCCCGCCCCATCCCGGTCCGCTGTGTCCCGCCTCATCCCGGTCCATCCCAGCCCATCCCGGTCCGCTGTGTCCCGCctcatcccagcccatcccagcccaTCCCGATCCGATCCATCCCGCCCCATCCCCGTCCGCTGTGTCCCgccccatcccagcccatcccGGTCCGCTGTGTCCTGCCTCGTCCCGCTTCATCCCAGCCCATCCCGGTCCGATCCATCCCGCCCCATCCCGGTCCGCTGTGTCCCGCCTCATCCCGCTTCATCCCAGCCCATCCCGGTCCGATCCATCCCGCCCCATCCCGGTCCGCTGTGTCCCGCCTCATCACGGTCCATCCCAGCCCATCCCGGTCCGTCCCGGTCCGGTCCATCCCGCCCCATCCTACCCATCCCGGTCCGCTGTGTCCCGCCTCATCCCGGTCCATCCCGCCCCATCCCTGTCCGGTGTGTCCCGTCTCCTCCCGGTCCATCCCGTTCTGTCCCGGTCTGGTGCGTCTCACCCCATCCCGCCCCATCCCGCCCCATCCCAGCCCGGCGTGTCCCGCCTCATCACGGTCCATCCCGGTCCGTCCCGGTCCGGTCCATCCCGCCCCATCCCACCCATCCCTGTCCGGTGTGTCCCGATCCATCCCGGTCCGGTGTGTCCAgccccatcccgtcccatcccggtCCGGTCCATCCCGCTCCATCCCACCCATCCCTGTCCGGTGTGTCCCGGTCCATCCCGGTCCGGTGTGTCCAgccccatcccgtcccatcccggtCCGGTCCATCCCGCTCCATCCCGCTCCGCTGCATCCCAGCCCGGCCGTACCTTGGCTCTCCTCGGGGCCGGCCCCACGCGGGCCCGTGTCCCGGTTCCCTCCGGTGCCGTGACGGGACacgcggggccgggggcagcggcgACAGAGGCGACAGCGGCGACCAGGAGCGCCAGGAGAGCGCGGCGCATGGCCCGGGCACCGCGACAACACGGCGACACCGCGACAGCGGGAGGTGACAGCGGGTCCCGCCGCTCTGTCCCTTTTAacgggcggccccggggggggcggagcggagcggagcggggcagccccggccccccccgcggcGTTCCGGGAAGGCTGAACCGGTCCCCAGGGAGCGGGGtcgggccgggctgggggatCCCCCTCGCCGGGACCCCCCCGCGCCGGGATTGCCCTCACCGGCacccctcctccctgtcccctccaccctcctcatcctcctcctccctccctgtcccctccatcctcctcatcctcttcatccctccctgtcccatccaccctcctcatcctcctcctccctccctgtcccctccatcctcctcatcctcttcatccctccctgtcccatccaccctcctcatcctcctcctccctccctgtcccttccaccctcctcatcctcctcctccctccctgtcccctccaccctcctcatcctcttcatccctccctgtcccctccaccctcctcatcctcctcctccctccctgtcccttccaccctcctcatcctcctcctccctccctgtcccctccaccctcctcatcctcttcatccctccctgtcccctccaccctcctcatcttcctcctccctccctgtcccctccaccctcctcatgctcttcctcCCTCACcatcccctccagcctccccatcctctccatccctccccgtcccctccatcccggcCCGTCCGGTGGCAGCCCCTCCGTCCCCTCCCCATGTCCGCCCTTCCCAGCAGGGCCACCCGCTGTCTCACACCCGAGTCACCTCCTGGCCCCCGGCCGGGCCAGGCAGGACACAGGGCCACATCCTGCTTCCTCCCTTCTTGGAAAGAGGGGGCTTGGCCCGGATGCCCTtcctgcccagcacccccagtacccccagtgccaccagtacCCCCATCCGGGGGTGCCCTGCGTGGTCCTGGGTGCTGCCGTGCCCCGGTGCCGGTGCCATCCCCGCTGTCCCCGGGACAACAACAGGGTGACGCGGCTCCACACAAAGGGAGCCGGCGGCACCCGGCGCCGCTGCACAAAGGGCCTCTGTGCCGGTGCCGCGCCGGTGCCCGGCTGCACCCATGGGACCCCGCCGGCACCACAGCCCAGCCTGCCGGGGCTGGCACCCGCCCGGCGCCCACCGGCGCCCGGGAGCGGCGTCGCCGGCGAGTGCGGAGCTCACCGGGAGCCACCCCGGCACCTGCTGCAGCGGCACATGCAGCATCCGCCGGAGCTGGCATCCCATGGGCCGTGGCATCCGCCGGCTCCGGCATCCGGCACAGCTGGCATCCCTGGGACCTGACATCTGCTCTGGCCGACATCCGCCACCTCCAGCATCCGCCATGTGCAGCTTCCGCCAGCTCCGGC from Rissa tridactyla isolate bRisTri1 chromosome 23, bRisTri1.patW.cur.20221130, whole genome shotgun sequence harbors:
- the ADAMTS4 gene encoding A disintegrin and metalloproteinase with thrombospondin motifs 4; the encoded protein is MRRALLALLVAAVASVAAAPGPACPVTAPEGTGTRARVGPAPRRAKRFVSVPRYVETLVVADESMARFHGAGLRRYLLTVLATAARSFRHGSLGNPVELRVTRLVVLGQDTPGPPVTSNAAQMLRDFCQWQKGLNVPDEDSPLHFDTAIFFTRQDLCGAATCDTLGMADVGTVCDPERSCAIVEDDGLQSAFTAAHELGHVFNMLHDNSQPCRELNSRSGATRRVMAPVLSSLEPGEMWSPCSTRFITDFLDNGHGHCLLDQPPEWLRLPSELPGSVYPVLRQCQLAFGPDSRHCGDLQPPCAALWCTGHVGGRPVCQTKHFPWADGTPCAPGRACMDGLCVGTGRMQELTTPVDGNWGPWGPWGGCSRTCGGGVQLSHRDCAAPAPRHGGRYCQGKRTRFQSCNVEECPGSTPLAFREEQCAAYNHRPDLVKGLPAPQDWVPRYSGVPERDQCKLTCQSQTLGYYHVLQPRVADGTPCSPESSGVCVQGRCVPAGCDRVIGSKKKFDKCMTCGGDGSGCTKVYGSFTKPRYGYNDVVTIPAGATHLLVRQMSAAGGEDVFLALRRPSGGSLLNGGFVLVPSPTDVVLAGGATLRYSGATAATETLAGRGPLREPLVLQALVVDERRPPRLKYSFFVPRARRRPTTAWEKQKAEILEILRNRRRDK